The Alnus glutinosa chromosome 8, dhAlnGlut1.1, whole genome shotgun sequence DNA segment AATGCCTTTAATAATTTAGTCGATGTGACTCTCCTCTTCGTGCCTGTCACTCTCGGCCACCGCCTGTAATCTTTGTGAGTTTGTGAGAAAAGCGCTCTTaagctttattttctttacaagGAATCAAAGAGTTagctctgtctctctctctcacgcccAAAGAAGACCCAAAAATATGGAGTCGAATCGCTGTTTATGTGTCGCCTCTGCAATTTTCTTGTCCTTCCTTTGGATGGCTCtctccgtttcttcttcttctccttcagcTTCCATTTCAGGTGCTGTTAGTTATGCCTAATTCTGTCTTTTCGTGAATATGTATGtgattcttaatatatatacattttttttcttatcttttttccCTGTGTGTATATGTTGCAGATAGTATCTTAGGATCTCATGTATCTTCTGGCCGGAACCTTCTTCAAGCTAGAAAAGGTGTGCTAATCTTCACCACTGATTTGTTTCTTTTGGATCCGAAATTTTCTGGGTTTGACTTACTATGCATTGCTGTGAGATCTGATTGCTCAAAGTTTCTAACTTTGGTTTTATGCCCGTTCTTTCAAGATTTCAATTAGGTCATCTTGGATGATAAGGATGCATCAAATCTGTTATATTGACATATTGTGCATCGTGCTTGTTTGAACTGCTTGCTGATTTATATTTCTAGAGTCTGATGGATTTGCATTTAAAGGCTCTCACCcatgttttaataaattaaaacgagcagcttaataaataaaaaaacttgatCCTGTTAAATTAAATCAGATTGGCGAGGGactaaagaaaatataaaaactagCTAAAAAATAGTCCCGACTTTGTAACCATTACTAGTTTTTACCTTTCAGATTCTCTTCCTGTTATTTccccctgtttttttttttttcggttttgaGGATTTTCTTTGTGCATGATTACACTGAGTTTAATCATATCTCCGATGTGCATTCAGGCCATGGATTGTCTATATACATAATACCCATATGATGATAGAATAGCAGAGTACTGGTTTCTGATGTGCATATCTAAGCCCTCTATAGATTTGATAGAGAACATAGCCAAGGAAAATCTTTTAGGGGTTCAATTGCAAGATATTGCTGACAATTTATTGCAATCTTTTGAAGGAAAATGAATAAACCACTAATTCtccgtttgtttgtttgtttgttttctctttctcaaaacgaaaacattaacaaacattatTACAATTCTTGCATCATTATCCAAAAGGTGAATGATAGTTTTTACTTGATGTTGTTATGAGCAGCTTGCCCAGTGAACTTCGAGTTCTTGAACTACACAATCATCACAAGCAAATGCAAAGGACCCCTGTACCCAGCCGATGCCTGTTGTGGAGCATTTACGGAATTTGCGTGCCCTTATGCAGATGTTATAAATGATTTAACAAATGATTGTGCTTCAACCATGTTCAGCTACATTAACCTCTATGGAAAATACCCACCTGGCCTTTTTTCCAGCGAGTGTAGGGGCGGGAAGGAGGGACTTGCGTGCCCTGCATCACCACCGTCGGTGTCAGCCAAATTAGCCAATGACAGTACTGGTGGGACTCAGATCATGTGCTACCCATACCCACTGCAAATGCTCACAGCTGGCTCCTTGCTGCTATTGTTTAAGTTTTTATGAATGCTCAAAAGTCAATTTTCCTACCTTTGTCcaatcattaatattttttcttttctttttttaccttGTGAAGTCTAGATTTTTTTTGCACGCATTTAGGTTGTCGGCCATGTTTTCCTTTGTATAACCAAGGGATACTCAAGTTGATTTGTGTATCAATATTTAATTTGCTGCCCACAAGTGGTTGGGGGTTGTTAGGACTTTGTTTTATCTTTGATTCTTGAGTTTATGTGCTACATAAATTAATTGAGGGGCTCAAAATTCCAATTATATATGCTCCTTTACAGATGAACTTGCACTGGTAAAGATATCTCCATTGTAtcgaaaaatatcaaatcagtACCGGTCAAGGTGCAGCCTAGTGGTTAAAAGACGGGC contains these protein-coding regions:
- the LOC133875033 gene encoding GPI-anchored protein LLG1, translating into MESNRCLCVASAIFLSFLWMALSVSSSSPSASISDSILGSHVSSGRNLLQARKACPVNFEFLNYTIITSKCKGPLYPADACCGAFTEFACPYADVINDLTNDCASTMFSYINLYGKYPPGLFSSECRGGKEGLACPASPPSVSAKLANDSTGGTQIMCYPYPLQMLTAGSLLLLFKFL